One region of Oxalobacteraceae bacterium OTU3CAMAD1 genomic DNA includes:
- a CDS encoding recombinase family protein — MASKSIAVDAPVLRAAMYVRMSTDPQNYSIQHQCEKLNEYAAAHGMQIVAMYADAGKSGLRINGRDGMKNLLDDVLGGMADFNTILVYDVSRWGRFQDVDESAHYEFLCRRAGIDIVYCAESFQNDGSAMSSILKNLKRTMAAEYSRELSRKVFSAQSRFALMGFKQGGSAGYALRRAVVDKDGRVRRLLRAGERKGALTNRVVFVPGPAHEVAVLRRIYDLYLHHRMGDAAIASLLNNEQIPSESGRPWTAPVVHTILTHEKYAGSVVYNRTSYAMHTPPSQNPPETWVLKRDAFEALVPFSTFQAAQQERQTRGQRIATQELLEMLRLVHQMHGEVSTRLIDLTPGLPPHKVFVTRFGTLTNAYALAGVRPTTRAEKYVDSWRRIETMRNAAMASLASLILQAGSTSSAAQGKNTISINGSVIVKLIVARSRRYHAGRPLRWQVDMTSTQKVDFVIAVQLDAENNTPAAYFLFPAALIGLEKLTICEESPQRVEAYRHANLESMFGLSQSTI; from the coding sequence ATGGCTTCCAAATCGATTGCAGTCGACGCACCAGTTCTGCGCGCGGCAATGTACGTCCGCATGTCTACCGACCCGCAAAATTACTCGATCCAGCACCAGTGTGAAAAGCTAAACGAGTACGCCGCTGCTCACGGCATGCAGATCGTCGCCATGTATGCGGACGCGGGCAAGAGCGGCCTTCGAATTAATGGACGCGACGGAATGAAAAATCTTCTCGACGACGTCTTGGGCGGTATGGCAGATTTCAACACAATACTAGTTTACGACGTCAGCCGTTGGGGGCGTTTTCAGGACGTGGACGAAAGCGCTCACTACGAGTTTCTTTGCCGCCGGGCTGGGATCGATATCGTCTATTGCGCCGAATCATTTCAAAATGACGGCTCTGCAATGTCATCGATACTGAAGAACCTCAAGCGCACGATGGCGGCGGAATACAGCCGCGAGCTATCTCGGAAGGTGTTTTCCGCTCAGAGCCGGTTCGCACTCATGGGGTTCAAGCAAGGCGGATCGGCCGGCTACGCGCTGCGTCGTGCAGTGGTCGACAAAGATGGGCGCGTGCGGCGGTTGCTGCGGGCGGGCGAACGAAAGGGCGCTCTTACAAACCGTGTGGTGTTTGTGCCAGGGCCAGCACATGAGGTCGCAGTACTGCGGCGCATCTACGACCTGTACCTGCATCATCGCATGGGCGACGCGGCGATTGCCAGCCTTCTGAACAACGAACAAATTCCAAGCGAGTCGGGACGCCCTTGGACTGCTCCTGTTGTGCACACGATACTCACTCATGAAAAATATGCCGGCTCCGTCGTCTACAACCGCACCAGTTACGCCATGCACACACCGCCGAGCCAGAATCCACCGGAGACTTGGGTGTTAAAGCGCGACGCCTTTGAGGCGCTGGTCCCATTTTCCACGTTTCAGGCGGCCCAGCAGGAACGCCAAACGCGTGGGCAGCGGATTGCTACGCAAGAACTGCTTGAGATGCTGCGCCTAGTGCACCAGATGCACGGCGAGGTGAGTACACGATTGATCGACCTCACTCCAGGCCTGCCGCCGCACAAAGTCTTCGTCACTCGCTTCGGAACGCTGACTAACGCGTATGCGTTGGCTGGCGTCCGGCCGACCACGCGGGCTGAAAAATACGTCGATTCATGGAGGCGGATAGAGACGATGCGGAATGCGGCCATGGCAAGCCTCGCCAGCCTAATTCTGCAAGCGGGCTCCACGAGCTCAGCCGCGCAAGGGAAGAACACGATTTCCATCAACGGCAGCGTTATCGTCAAGCTGATCGTCGCCCGCAGCCGCCGCTATCATGCTGGACGGCCACTACGCTGGCAGGTTGATATGACCAGCACGCAAAAAGTGGACTTCGTCATCGCTGTGCAGCTCGACGCAGAAAACAACACTCCAGCCGCGTACTTTCTCTTTCCTGCCGCGCTGATTGGTTTGGAAAAATTGACTATATGCGAGGAGTCGC